In Stenotrophomonas sp. 169, one DNA window encodes the following:
- a CDS encoding efflux RND transporter permease subunit translates to MSGFNLSALAVRERAITVFLIFLISVAGIVSFFQLGRAEDPAFTVKVMTIVTAWPGATPTEMQDQVAEKLEKRLQELRWYDRSETYTRPGLSFTTLTLQDGTPPSAVQEEFYQARKKMADEAANLPAGVIGPMVNDEYADVTFALFALKAKGEPFRLLARDAETLRQRLLHVPGVKKVNIIGEQSERIYVELSHERLANLGITPQDVFGALNGQNALTPAGSVEAKGPQIFIRLDGALDQLEKIRDTPIVAQGRTLKLRDIATVKRGYEDPSTFMIRNGGEPAMLLGIVMRDGWNGLDLGESLDAEVKKINDGLPVGMALDKVTDQAVNISSSVDEFMMKFFAALLVVMLVCFVSMGWRVGVVVAAAVPLTLAAVFMVMAATGKNFDRITLGSLILALGLLVDDAIIAIEMMVVKMEEGYSRVKASAYAWSHTAAPMLAGTLVTAVGFMPNGFARSTAGEYTSNMFWIVGIALIVSWVVAVFFTPYLGVKLLPELKTVEGGHSSLYDTPRYHRFRSILARVIARKWLAAGSVIALFVLSVVGMGLVKKQFFPISDRPEVLVEVQMPYGTAIEQTSLATRKVEKWLSAQEESKIVTAYIGQGAPRFYLAISPELPDPAFAKIVVRTDSQEQRDSLKAKLRQAVSEGLAPEASVRVTQLVFGPYSPYPVAYRVSGPDVDVIRGIAAKVEQTLHASPMMRTVNSDWGVRTPTLHFTLDQDRLQAMGMTSASVSQQLQFFLSGVPVTAVREDIRTVEVVARSGGETRLDPARIADFTLVGAAGQRVPLSQIGAVEVRMEEPVLRRRDRVPTITVRGDIDDALQPPDVSTAISMQLEPLIASLPEGYAITQAGSIEESGKAMSAMLPLFPIMLAVTLLIIILQVRSISAMIMVFMTSPLGLIGVVPTLLLFQQPFGINALVGLIALSGILMRNTLILIGQIHENEAAGMETFHAIIEATVHRARPVILTSLAAVLAFIPLTHSVFWGTLAYTLIGGTIAGTVMTLVFLPAMYAIWFKVRAGKAPAV, encoded by the coding sequence GTGAGTGGCTTCAACCTGTCAGCGCTTGCGGTACGCGAGCGCGCCATTACGGTCTTTTTGATCTTTCTGATCTCTGTTGCCGGCATCGTCTCGTTCTTCCAGCTCGGCCGCGCCGAGGACCCCGCGTTCACCGTCAAAGTCATGACCATCGTGACGGCGTGGCCGGGCGCCACGCCGACGGAAATGCAGGATCAGGTCGCCGAGAAGCTGGAAAAGCGCCTGCAGGAGCTGCGGTGGTACGACCGCAGCGAAACCTACACCCGACCGGGATTGTCCTTCACCACGCTGACGTTGCAGGACGGCACGCCCCCTTCGGCCGTGCAGGAAGAGTTCTATCAAGCGCGCAAGAAAATGGCAGACGAAGCCGCCAATCTGCCGGCGGGCGTCATCGGTCCGATGGTCAACGACGAATATGCGGATGTCACCTTCGCGCTGTTCGCCTTGAAAGCGAAGGGGGAGCCCTTCCGTTTACTCGCGCGCGATGCGGAGACCCTGCGCCAGCGATTGCTGCACGTGCCCGGTGTAAAGAAGGTCAACATCATCGGCGAGCAGTCCGAGCGCATCTATGTGGAGCTGTCCCATGAGCGGCTGGCGAACCTCGGCATCACACCGCAGGACGTGTTCGGGGCGCTGAACGGCCAGAACGCCCTTACGCCAGCCGGCTCTGTGGAGGCCAAAGGGCCGCAGATATTCATTCGCCTGGATGGTGCGCTGGATCAGCTGGAAAAGATCCGGGATACGCCCATCGTGGCACAGGGCAGGACGCTCAAGCTGCGGGACATTGCCACCGTCAAGCGGGGTTATGAGGATCCGTCGACCTTCATGATCCGCAACGGTGGCGAGCCGGCCATGCTGCTGGGCATCGTCATGCGTGACGGCTGGAATGGCCTGGATCTTGGTGAATCCCTCGATGCAGAGGTCAAGAAGATCAACGACGGGCTGCCGGTGGGGATGGCCTTGGACAAGGTCACCGATCAGGCGGTGAACATCAGCTCGTCGGTAGACGAGTTCATGATGAAATTCTTCGCCGCGCTGCTGGTGGTGATGCTGGTCTGCTTCGTCAGCATGGGCTGGCGGGTGGGTGTGGTAGTGGCAGCGGCCGTGCCGCTGACGCTGGCTGCGGTGTTCATGGTGATGGCCGCCACCGGCAAGAACTTTGACCGCATCACGCTGGGTTCGTTGATCCTGGCACTCGGCCTGCTGGTCGACGACGCGATCATTGCCATCGAAATGATGGTGGTCAAAATGGAAGAGGGCTACAGCCGGGTCAAGGCATCGGCCTACGCGTGGAGTCACACGGCAGCGCCCATGTTGGCGGGCACGCTGGTGACCGCCGTGGGCTTCATGCCCAATGGCTTTGCCCGGTCCACCGCGGGCGAATACACCAGCAACATGTTCTGGATCGTGGGCATCGCGCTGATCGTGTCGTGGGTGGTCGCGGTGTTTTTCACGCCCTACCTGGGCGTGAAGCTGCTGCCCGAACTCAAGACCGTCGAAGGCGGGCACAGCAGTCTCTACGACACGCCGCGCTACCACCGTTTCCGATCGATCCTGGCGCGTGTGATTGCGCGCAAGTGGCTTGCCGCTGGCTCGGTGATTGCGCTGTTCGTGCTTTCGGTGGTGGGGATGGGGTTGGTCAAGAAGCAGTTCTTCCCTATCTCTGATCGCCCGGAGGTGTTGGTCGAAGTGCAGATGCCCTACGGCACGGCCATCGAACAGACCAGCCTGGCGACGCGGAAGGTCGAGAAATGGCTTTCTGCGCAGGAAGAATCGAAGATCGTCACGGCCTACATCGGCCAAGGGGCGCCACGGTTCTATCTGGCCATCTCGCCGGAACTACCGGATCCCGCGTTTGCCAAGATCGTGGTGCGTACCGACAGCCAGGAACAGCGCGATTCCCTGAAAGCAAAGCTGCGTCAGGCGGTGTCCGAGGGGCTGGCACCGGAAGCAAGCGTGCGTGTGACGCAGCTGGTGTTTGGTCCTTATTCGCCTTATCCCGTGGCCTATCGGGTCAGCGGACCAGATGTCGACGTGATCCGTGGCATCGCGGCCAAGGTCGAGCAGACCCTGCACGCCAGCCCGATGATGCGCACCGTCAACAGCGACTGGGGCGTGCGCACGCCGACGCTGCACTTCACCTTGGATCAGGACCGCCTGCAGGCGATGGGGATGACCTCGGCCTCTGTTTCGCAGCAGCTGCAGTTCTTCCTGAGTGGCGTGCCGGTGACGGCGGTTCGCGAGGACATCCGCACCGTTGAAGTGGTGGCGCGGTCCGGCGGGGAAACACGGCTGGATCCTGCTCGGATTGCGGACTTCACCCTGGTCGGGGCGGCTGGCCAGCGCGTGCCCCTGTCCCAGATCGGCGCGGTGGAGGTCCGGATGGAAGAGCCGGTGCTGCGCCGTCGTGATCGCGTTCCCACCATCACCGTGCGCGGTGACATTGACGATGCGCTGCAGCCACCGGACGTATCCACCGCGATCAGCATGCAGCTTGAGCCGCTCATTGCCTCGCTGCCCGAGGGCTACGCCATTACCCAGGCGGGGTCCATCGAGGAATCCGGCAAGGCCATGAGCGCGATGCTGCCGCTGTTCCCGATCATGCTGGCGGTGACCCTGCTGATCATCATCCTGCAGGTGCGCTCCATCTCGGCGATGATCATGGTCTTCATGACCAGTCCGTTGGGGCTGATCGGCGTGGTGCCGACCCTGCTGCTGTTCCAGCAGCCGTTCGGCATCAATGCGCTGGTGGGCTTGATTGCCCTGTCGGGCATCCTGATGCGCAACACGCTCATCCTCATCGGGCAGATCCACGAGAACGAAGCAGCCGGGATGGAGACCTTCCACGCCATCATCGAGGCGACGGTGCATCGCGCGCGCCCGGTGATCCTGACCTCCCTGGCGGCGGTGCTTGCGTTCATTCCGCTGACCCACTCGGTGTTCTGGGGAACGCTCGCCTACACGTTGATCGGCGGCACCATCGCCGGCACGGTGATGACGCTGGTGTTCCTCCCGGCGATGTATGCCATCTGGTTCAAGGTCCGGGCGGGAAAAGCCCCCGCTGTCTGA
- a CDS encoding MFS transporter: MPAAIYVFSLCAFAFGLSEFVVAGLLTTLADDLDAPISLVGTAIAAYALGAAIGAPFLTALVAHWRDRNILLLATALLGVGSLMMSASPNLVFLLVVRFVVGLGHGVFMAVASDAATRLVDPRRSGRALSVVWIGLTLALAIGVPLGTYLGSLWSWRLVFLAIGVLSVGGMLGLALSMPRGEVAVGSTGGGAWKGIQAVAHPQLLVTASIGALVSIATFAFFTFVSPYLQQVTAVNMQWLSLGMLLFGVCAIAGNLLGGFLADAMDVDRSIRFALIALALNLLGLYGFARMPVPMMMLIGTLGICFFSIVTLLTLRLLRLAQRFIPAYSSVAAGLNIASFNLGTALGGALGGLTISFATLAYVPLTGASAAVLALVVLYLQRRWMSEPSEGMPQQAGQGT; the protein is encoded by the coding sequence ATGCCTGCCGCCATCTATGTGTTTTCGCTGTGCGCATTCGCGTTCGGCCTTTCCGAGTTCGTTGTCGCTGGCCTGTTGACCACGCTTGCCGACGACCTTGACGCGCCGATCTCTCTGGTCGGCACGGCCATCGCCGCCTATGCACTGGGCGCCGCCATCGGTGCGCCTTTCCTCACTGCGCTGGTCGCCCACTGGCGGGACAGGAACATCCTGCTTCTGGCAACGGCGTTGCTTGGGGTGGGCAGCTTGATGATGAGCGCGTCACCCAATCTGGTGTTCCTGCTGGTTGTTCGCTTCGTGGTCGGCTTGGGCCACGGCGTCTTCATGGCGGTGGCCTCCGACGCAGCGACAAGGCTGGTGGATCCACGGCGGTCAGGCCGGGCGCTGTCGGTGGTGTGGATCGGATTGACGCTTGCATTGGCAATCGGTGTTCCCCTGGGCACCTACCTGGGAAGCCTGTGGAGTTGGCGACTGGTTTTCCTGGCTATCGGCGTGCTCAGTGTGGGGGGGATGCTTGGATTGGCACTGTCCATGCCACGCGGCGAGGTCGCGGTGGGCTCAACCGGCGGTGGCGCGTGGAAGGGCATTCAGGCTGTCGCCCATCCCCAGCTGCTGGTGACGGCCAGTATCGGCGCACTCGTCAGCATCGCCACCTTCGCGTTCTTTACGTTCGTTTCGCCCTACTTGCAGCAGGTAACCGCGGTGAATATGCAGTGGCTGAGCCTGGGGATGTTGTTGTTCGGCGTCTGTGCGATCGCAGGCAATCTGCTGGGCGGATTCCTTGCCGACGCGATGGACGTGGATCGCAGTATCCGATTTGCGTTGATCGCATTGGCGCTGAATCTGCTGGGGTTGTACGGCTTCGCACGCATGCCGGTCCCGATGATGATGCTGATCGGCACGCTGGGCATCTGTTTCTTTTCTATTGTGACCCTGCTGACCCTTCGACTGCTCCGGCTGGCGCAGCGCTTCATTCCTGCCTACAGTTCGGTGGCAGCGGGATTGAATATCGCTTCCTTCAATCTGGGGACCGCGCTGGGTGGTGCGCTGGGAGGCCTCACGATAAGCTTTGCGACCTTGGCTTACGTCCCGCTGACGGGCGCGTCGGCCGCGGTGCTGGCCCTCGTGGTGCTGTACCTGCAGAGGCGGTGGATGAGCGAGCCTTCAGAGGGCATGCCGCAACAAGCCGGGCAGGGTACTTGA
- a CDS encoding TetR/AcrR family transcriptional regulator, which produces MTIPLSAAPETVRGPAEHDVRTQIIEAATAHFSHYGYDKTTVSDLAKAIGFSKAYIYKFFPSKQAIGELICANCLSQIEADVHQALSATAAPPEKLLVLFTVIVESSLRLFLQDRRLYEIAVAAATDQWPSAQAYQARIRKQVEDILKEGRTSGEFETVSDLQMTSHAVYQVLAPYLNPVTLPHLKALHAEHPQALQQLVLRSLAPQR; this is translated from the coding sequence ATGACAATTCCACTCTCCGCAGCGCCCGAGACCGTCCGCGGCCCCGCTGAGCATGATGTGCGCACCCAGATCATCGAGGCGGCCACGGCGCACTTCAGCCACTACGGTTATGACAAGACCACGGTGTCCGACCTGGCCAAGGCCATCGGCTTTTCGAAGGCGTACATCTACAAGTTCTTCCCGTCCAAGCAGGCCATTGGCGAACTGATCTGTGCGAACTGCTTGAGTCAGATCGAAGCGGACGTGCATCAGGCGCTCAGTGCGACGGCTGCGCCGCCAGAGAAGCTGCTGGTGCTGTTCACGGTGATTGTCGAGTCCAGTCTTCGGCTGTTTCTACAGGACCGGCGCCTCTACGAAATCGCGGTCGCGGCCGCGACCGATCAGTGGCCCTCGGCGCAGGCCTACCAGGCCCGCATCCGGAAACAGGTCGAGGACATCCTCAAAGAGGGGCGTACATCGGGCGAGTTCGAGACCGTGTCAGACCTGCAGATGACGAGCCACGCGGTCTATCAGGTGCTGGCCCCGTACCTGAACCCCGTAACGCTTCCCCATCTGAAGGCGTTGCACGCTGAACACCCTCAAGCGCTGCAGCAGCTGGTCCTGCGGAGCCTTGCGCCACAGCGATAG
- a CDS encoding TetR/AcrR family transcriptional regulator — protein sequence MRWEDARSRSRQRILEAASTVFAHCGFENATMNRIAEGCGITKATIYAYFRDKESLYRVVMDGHLDGLPAADVDLPNSAPTAKALQRILEGMARLAAHPGCRAFCQALARSEHDRSIYFARWETVLHPFLALAARTFANAPPQLKMWDDGETFVRLVAEEHGLPRGPSPMFRRGMTEALVVQACPLT from the coding sequence ATGCGCTGGGAAGATGCGAGGTCGAGAAGTCGGCAACGCATTCTGGAGGCCGCCAGTACGGTGTTTGCGCACTGCGGCTTCGAGAACGCGACGATGAATCGCATTGCAGAAGGGTGCGGAATCACCAAGGCGACGATCTACGCATATTTCCGTGACAAGGAATCCCTTTACCGGGTGGTGATGGACGGCCACCTTGATGGACTCCCTGCCGCGGACGTGGACCTGCCGAACAGCGCCCCTACCGCCAAGGCGTTGCAGCGGATCCTGGAGGGCATGGCGCGCCTTGCCGCGCATCCGGGCTGCCGGGCGTTTTGTCAGGCGCTGGCACGTTCTGAGCACGATCGCAGCATTTACTTCGCCCGCTGGGAGACGGTGCTGCACCCGTTTCTGGCCTTGGCAGCGCGGACGTTTGCAAACGCGCCGCCACAGCTGAAGATGTGGGATGACGGTGAGACCTTCGTCCGACTGGTAGCGGAAGAACATGGCTTGCCGCGTGGCCCATCACCGATGTTCAGACGTGGGATGACCGAAGCGCTCGTTGTCCAGGCTTGCCCGCTCACATAG
- a CDS encoding tautomerase family protein: MPYLSFHVSADASQAQSDDVARVLTELTATVLGKKRELTSVEIKATSPESWYIGGKRVAGQDVVTFYLDIKVTEGTNTKNEKSQYVRQVFDAVAEIFGPLAPASYIVIHEVHADAWGYEGKTQEYRYISGVSL; encoded by the coding sequence ATGCCGTATCTCAGTTTTCATGTCTCTGCGGACGCATCGCAAGCCCAGTCAGACGACGTCGCTCGTGTCCTCACGGAGCTTACGGCGACCGTGCTCGGCAAGAAGCGCGAGCTCACTTCAGTCGAGATAAAGGCAACGTCGCCTGAAAGCTGGTACATCGGTGGCAAGCGTGTTGCGGGGCAGGACGTGGTGACGTTCTACCTGGACATCAAAGTAACCGAGGGGACCAACACCAAGAATGAAAAGTCCCAGTACGTCCGTCAGGTCTTTGATGCGGTGGCTGAAATCTTCGGCCCACTGGCACCTGCGAGTTACATCGTGATCCACGAAGTGCATGCAGACGCGTGGGGCTATGAGGGGAAGACGCAAGAGTACCGTTACATCTCTGGTGTCTCGCTCTAA
- the fabF gene encoding beta-ketoacyl-ACP synthase II, with amino-acid sequence MSIADKDRIVVTGMGAVSPLGCGVETVWSRLLAGCSGIGSLGAELAEGTGCAVGGRVPDRLQDPEAGFDSTGIIAPKDLKKMDRFVEFALVAAHEALEQAGWREADERGLLRTATVIATGIGGFGSIVNAVHTNESRGPGRLSPFTAPTFLANMAAGQASIRYGFKGPQGAPVTACAAGVQAIGDAARLIRSGEADIALCGGAEAAMHRVSLGGFAAAKALSTSFNDTPHAASRPFDEQRDGFVMSEGAGLLVIERLDHALARGATPLAELVGYGTTSDAYHLTAGPDDGSGARRAMEIALTQAGISPDQVHHINAHATSTQVGDRAELAAMRALFGSRADLLIAATKSSTGHLLGAAGGIEAIFTVLALRDQIVPATLNLEHPDALAAGLSIVCGHPQKADIQFALTNGFGFGGVNASALFKRL; translated from the coding sequence ATGAGCATTGCTGACAAAGATCGCATCGTGGTGACCGGAATGGGCGCGGTCAGCCCACTCGGCTGCGGCGTTGAAACGGTTTGGTCGCGCCTGTTGGCCGGATGCTCTGGCATCGGGTCGCTGGGTGCCGAGCTTGCGGAGGGAACCGGCTGTGCAGTCGGTGGTCGCGTACCTGATCGTCTTCAAGACCCGGAAGCGGGCTTTGATTCCACCGGCATCATCGCGCCGAAGGACCTCAAGAAGATGGATCGGTTTGTCGAGTTCGCGCTGGTCGCCGCCCACGAAGCGCTCGAACAGGCGGGCTGGCGCGAAGCGGATGAGCGCGGGCTGCTGCGAACCGCGACGGTGATTGCCACCGGCATCGGTGGGTTCGGATCGATCGTCAATGCCGTCCACACCAACGAAAGCCGGGGGCCTGGCCGGCTGTCGCCGTTCACTGCGCCCACGTTCCTGGCCAACATGGCGGCGGGGCAGGCGTCGATCCGTTATGGCTTCAAGGGTCCGCAGGGCGCCCCTGTCACGGCCTGCGCGGCAGGCGTCCAAGCGATCGGTGATGCGGCGCGCCTCATTCGTTCCGGCGAGGCGGACATCGCGCTGTGCGGCGGCGCCGAGGCCGCGATGCACCGGGTCAGTCTGGGCGGCTTCGCTGCTGCCAAGGCGTTGAGCACGTCGTTCAATGACACGCCCCACGCCGCGTCTCGCCCGTTTGATGAGCAGCGGGACGGGTTTGTCATGTCTGAAGGGGCAGGGCTGTTGGTGATCGAGCGGCTGGATCATGCGCTGGCGCGCGGTGCTACGCCACTGGCAGAACTGGTCGGCTATGGCACGACGTCGGACGCGTATCACCTTACTGCCGGGCCCGACGACGGCAGCGGCGCGCGGCGGGCGATGGAGATTGCGCTGACCCAGGCCGGCATTTCTCCGGACCAGGTCCACCACATCAACGCGCACGCAACCTCGACCCAGGTGGGCGATCGGGCAGAGCTTGCCGCCATGCGTGCGTTGTTTGGTTCGCGTGCCGATCTGCTGATCGCCGCCACCAAGTCGAGCACGGGACATCTTCTGGGTGCTGCGGGTGGCATTGAGGCGATCTTTACGGTGCTTGCGTTGCGCGATCAGATCGTGCCTGCCACGCTCAACCTGGAGCATCCCGATGCGCTCGCCGCTGGGCTGTCGATTGTCTGCGGGCACCCCCAGAAGGCCGACATCCAGTTCGCGCTGACCAACGGGTTTGGCTTCGGCGGAGTAAATGCCAGCGCGTTGTTCAAACGCCTGTGA
- a CDS encoding MFS transporter translates to MARHPISLREHLRPSSLAQRVEQAEFRPMLADGRPATLTTQRGSAAQGRLPLASLLALAMAAFITILTEALPAGLLPQMAHSLAVSEAWVGQTVTLYAVGSLLAAIPLTASTQGLRRRPLLLAALAGFVVANTVTTFSASYVLTMAARFVAGVSAGLVWALLAGYAARMVPAHQKGRAIAVAMVGTPLALSLGVPAGTYIGNLVGWRMCFGIMSALALVLMVWARIKLPDFAGQPAGRASSLRQVFTLPGVRPVLFVVLAFVLAHNVLYTYIAPFLAAAGMVERTDVVLLVFGLSSLLGIWIIGVLIDRRLRALTLASMALFGMAALALGVAGDAPKVVYVAVAAWGLAFGGSATLFQTALANVAGDAADVAQAMLVTAWNLAIAGGALVGGVLLERVGVHGFPPVLLGLLVAALGVVWAARRHGFSAPVPLPPFAHKTEQR, encoded by the coding sequence ATGGCGCGTCATCCAATTTCTCTGCGCGAACATCTCCGGCCTTCATCGCTGGCCCAGCGTGTCGAGCAGGCTGAGTTCCGTCCCATGTTGGCTGACGGCCGCCCCGCAACCCTGACGACGCAGAGGGGCTCTGCCGCCCAAGGGCGCCTGCCGCTGGCGTCGCTGCTGGCGCTGGCGATGGCGGCGTTCATTACCATCCTGACCGAAGCGCTGCCTGCTGGTCTGTTGCCGCAGATGGCGCACAGTCTGGCGGTGTCTGAAGCCTGGGTCGGGCAGACCGTCACCCTCTACGCCGTGGGTTCCCTGTTGGCGGCGATTCCACTGACGGCCTCGACGCAGGGCCTACGTCGCCGACCCCTGTTGTTGGCGGCCCTTGCGGGCTTTGTAGTGGCCAATACCGTGACGACATTTTCTGCCAGCTATGTCCTGACCATGGCGGCGCGTTTTGTGGCGGGCGTGTCGGCCGGACTGGTGTGGGCGCTGCTGGCCGGTTACGCCGCGCGCATGGTTCCGGCCCATCAGAAGGGCCGTGCGATTGCGGTTGCGATGGTCGGCACACCGTTGGCGCTGTCGCTGGGCGTGCCCGCCGGCACCTACATTGGCAATCTGGTCGGCTGGCGGATGTGCTTTGGCATCATGAGCGCGCTGGCGCTGGTGCTCATGGTGTGGGCGCGCATCAAACTGCCAGATTTTGCAGGCCAGCCCGCCGGCAGGGCGTCGTCGCTGCGACAGGTCTTCACGTTGCCCGGCGTGCGCCCGGTCCTGTTCGTCGTCCTGGCTTTCGTGTTGGCGCATAACGTTCTCTATACCTACATCGCGCCGTTTCTGGCGGCGGCGGGCATGGTGGAGCGGACAGACGTGGTGCTGCTGGTGTTCGGCCTCTCGTCGCTGCTGGGGATATGGATCATTGGCGTACTGATCGACCGTCGGCTGCGTGCACTGACGCTCGCCAGCATGGCGTTGTTCGGAATGGCCGCGTTGGCGCTCGGCGTGGCCGGTGATGCGCCCAAGGTCGTGTATGTGGCTGTGGCAGCCTGGGGCCTGGCGTTCGGTGGGTCGGCGACGCTGTTCCAGACAGCATTGGCCAACGTGGCAGGGGACGCTGCAGATGTCGCGCAGGCGATGCTGGTCACGGCGTGGAACCTGGCGATTGCCGGAGGCGCCCTGGTGGGAGGCGTGCTGCTTGAGCGGGTGGGCGTCCACGGTTTCCCGCCGGTCTTGCTGGGGCTGTTGGTAGCGGCGCTGGGGGTGGTGTGGGCAGCCAGGCGGCACGGGTTTTCTGCTCCGGTGCCCCTGCCACCATTTGCCCACAAAACCGAGCAGCGCTAA
- a CDS encoding LysR family transcriptional regulator, producing MDSEEIMDSLSGFVVFVQVAETRSFVAAGRLLGVSASAVGKSVARLEEKLGVRLFHRSTRSVTLTAEGTLFLERSRRILAEIEAAEMELSQASAAPRGRLRISLPLVSSLVLPVLGEFMRAYPEIELDLDFTDRMVDVIEEGFDAVVRTGEPADSRLSARRLGAFQMRLVASPAYLTRRGTPMAPDDLRQHTCLHYRFPNSGKLETWALGQASGDPELQLPTSMICNNIETRVCFALRGLGIAYLPDFAVREPLADGRLTPILSDYVQRSGVFHVLWPASKHPSPKIRALVDFLCERVFPDVESRGI from the coding sequence ATGGACAGTGAAGAAATCATGGACAGCCTGAGTGGCTTCGTGGTGTTCGTGCAGGTCGCCGAAACGCGGAGCTTCGTCGCGGCGGGACGGCTGTTGGGCGTATCGGCGTCGGCGGTGGGGAAGAGCGTAGCGCGGCTGGAAGAGAAGCTGGGGGTGCGCTTGTTCCACCGCAGCACGCGCAGCGTCACGTTGACGGCCGAGGGCACGCTCTTCCTGGAGCGCAGCCGCCGCATCCTGGCTGAGATCGAGGCAGCCGAAATGGAACTGTCGCAGGCCAGCGCCGCCCCGCGCGGACGGCTGCGGATCAGCCTGCCGCTGGTCAGCTCGCTGGTGCTGCCGGTGCTCGGCGAGTTCATGCGTGCATACCCGGAGATCGAGCTCGATCTGGACTTCACCGACCGGATGGTCGACGTGATCGAAGAAGGCTTTGACGCGGTGGTTCGCACGGGCGAGCCGGCCGATTCACGCCTGTCGGCCCGTCGGCTGGGCGCCTTCCAGATGCGACTGGTGGCCTCGCCGGCGTATCTGACGCGTCGAGGGACACCGATGGCGCCAGACGATCTACGGCAACACACCTGCCTGCACTACCGCTTTCCCAACAGCGGCAAGCTGGAGACCTGGGCACTGGGGCAGGCATCAGGTGACCCAGAGTTACAGCTGCCCACGTCGATGATCTGCAACAACATCGAGACGCGCGTCTGTTTTGCACTGCGCGGGCTTGGGATTGCCTACCTTCCGGACTTCGCGGTGCGCGAGCCGTTGGCTGATGGCCGGCTCACGCCGATCCTGAGTGACTACGTGCAGCGCAGCGGCGTGTTCCATGTGCTGTGGCCGGCGAGCAAGCATCCCTCGCCGAAGATCCGGGCACTCGTTGATTTTCTCTGTGAGCGGGTGTTTCCGGATGTGGAGAGCAGGGGAATTTGA
- a CDS encoding efflux RND transporter periplasmic adaptor subunit, with amino-acid sequence MRRRLVVSALSCVVPLFLVACGKSEDVDPRTAPPIVRVAQVQPAAGNARTFTGTIAARVQSDLAFRVGGKVTERLVETGQTVRRGDVLYRIDPLDLNLAAASQQQAVIAARAQSVQATADEARYRDLATKGVVSRSAYDQIKAAADAASAQLKAAEAQSGVARNASQYTVLVADADGVVMSIAAEPGQVVAAGQIVARLARAGSREALVQLPETLRPSIGSVASASAFGGSVKIPARLRVLSESADPATRTFEARYTLEEGGTALPLGSTVAVEMAGAVPAGASAGVEVPLGALFDPGTGPGVWVIDGKPLKARWMPVAVKQFSDDHALVAGALNASDRVAALGAHLLREGQLVRLADTASSAAADGVRP; translated from the coding sequence ATGCGGCGCCGTCTTGTAGTTTCAGCCCTCTCCTGTGTTGTTCCGTTGTTCCTTGTGGCGTGCGGAAAGTCGGAAGACGTCGACCCCCGGACCGCTCCGCCCATCGTCCGGGTTGCTCAGGTGCAACCGGCCGCAGGAAACGCGCGCACGTTTACCGGTACCATCGCCGCCCGCGTGCAGAGCGATCTCGCCTTTCGCGTGGGGGGCAAAGTCACCGAGCGCCTCGTAGAGACCGGTCAGACCGTCAGGCGCGGCGATGTGCTCTACCGGATTGATCCGCTTGATCTGAACCTGGCAGCGGCCTCGCAACAGCAAGCCGTTATCGCGGCCCGGGCGCAAAGCGTGCAGGCCACCGCGGACGAAGCGCGGTATCGCGATCTGGCGACCAAGGGCGTCGTATCCCGGTCGGCCTACGATCAGATCAAAGCCGCGGCGGATGCAGCATCGGCGCAGCTCAAGGCGGCCGAGGCGCAATCCGGGGTTGCACGCAATGCCAGCCAGTACACCGTGCTCGTCGCCGATGCCGATGGGGTGGTGATGTCCATCGCTGCGGAGCCCGGCCAGGTCGTCGCGGCGGGACAGATCGTCGCCCGGCTTGCCCGTGCAGGTAGTCGAGAGGCGCTGGTCCAACTGCCCGAGACGCTGCGTCCCTCGATCGGCTCGGTAGCCTCGGCGTCCGCGTTCGGGGGGAGCGTCAAGATTCCCGCCCGGTTGCGCGTGCTCTCCGAATCGGCCGACCCCGCAACCCGCACGTTTGAAGCGCGCTACACCCTGGAAGAGGGCGGCACGGCGCTGCCCTTGGGTTCAACAGTGGCCGTAGAGATGGCCGGTGCTGTACCTGCCGGCGCGTCCGCAGGCGTTGAAGTACCGTTGGGTGCGCTGTTCGATCCTGGCACCGGCCCCGGCGTGTGGGTGATCGACGGTAAGCCGCTCAAAGCCCGTTGGATGCCGGTAGCGGTCAAGCAATTCAGCGATGACCACGCCCTGGTTGCGGGTGCCCTGAACGCATCGGATCGCGTGGCGGCCCTTGGCGCCCATCTGCTGCGCGAAGGCCAGCTGGTTCGATTGGCTGACACGGCCAGCAGCGCCGCGGCAGACGGAGTGCGTCCGTGA